From the Sphingomonas aliaeris genome, one window contains:
- a CDS encoding lysozyme inhibitor LprI family protein has translation MPPDRGSRRMMFRSGAALLVAALLSPPAIAQTQAQMNATAGSAFKRADAAMTRQWTATYAAMKRRDAADRSRGGGFGYAAATLASQRAWLKFRDAQCVIEGGEFAGGSMQNMAAAQCRTRLTDERTVQLRKLEWTR, from the coding sequence ATGCCCCCCGATCGAGGAAGCCGCAGAATGATGTTCCGATCCGGTGCGGCGCTGCTTGTTGCCGCCCTGCTTTCCCCGCCAGCGATCGCACAGACGCAGGCGCAGATGAACGCCACGGCGGGTTCGGCCTTCAAGCGTGCCGACGCCGCCATGACTCGCCAATGGACCGCCACCTATGCTGCGATGAAGCGGCGCGACGCCGCCGACCGGTCGCGCGGCGGCGGGTTCGGCTATGCCGCCGCGACGCTCGCCAGCCAGCGTGCTTGGCTCAAGTTCCGCGACGCGCAATGCGTGATCGAGGGCGGCGAATTCGCCGGCGGATCGATGCAGAACATGGCCGCCGCCCAGTGCCGGACACGCCTGACGGACGAGCGAACGGTGCAATTGCGCAAGCTGGAGTGGACGCGTTGA